Proteins encoded by one window of Actinocorallia herbida:
- a CDS encoding aldehyde dehydrogenase family protein — protein sequence MTRTLANFIDGRFTADPGPVLTFDDPSTGEPLGTVPDSGAAEIDQAVAAARRAFAEGPWPRMTVAERADVLRSIAGVLESRFPDLAAALVADTGSTVRLGPILQAGSPIAHLRDFAGMAPLLERPVSHPVDTFPGFGQWELHREPVGVVGAFTPYNFPLFMAVWKAAPALLAGNTIVLKPSPLTPVGLDELASAAAEAGLPEGVLNIVHGDRAAGEALAAHPDVDLLSFTGSTAVGRQIMAAAAANLTDVVMELGGKSPAIVLPDADAELAVRGTLYSSMMHSGQACVATTRMLVPESRYAEFCALLAERAGALVLGPATDPASDVGPVVSAAARDRIEKQIAAAVEQGARVLVGGELPAGLPEGGHYVAPTVLVDLDNTNVGAREEFFGPVLVVLSYRDIDDAVAQANDSQYGLAASVWGTDLRRAREVASRIESGLTWINEAGAADVARTPLAGRKNSGVGAELGPDGLFAYTRVKSLYTGLDTDPATRAYPLVGSRWP from the coding sequence ATGACTCGCACCCTCGCCAACTTCATCGACGGCCGGTTCACCGCGGACCCAGGCCCCGTCCTCACCTTCGACGACCCCTCCACCGGGGAGCCCCTGGGCACCGTCCCCGACAGCGGCGCGGCCGAGATCGACCAGGCCGTGGCCGCGGCCCGCCGCGCCTTCGCCGAAGGCCCCTGGCCCCGGATGACCGTGGCGGAGCGGGCGGACGTCCTCCGCTCGATCGCCGGGGTGCTGGAGTCCCGGTTCCCCGACCTGGCGGCCGCGCTCGTCGCCGACACCGGCAGCACCGTCCGGCTCGGCCCGATCCTCCAGGCGGGCAGCCCGATCGCGCACCTGCGCGACTTCGCCGGGATGGCGCCGCTGCTGGAGCGCCCGGTCTCCCACCCCGTCGACACCTTCCCCGGCTTCGGCCAGTGGGAGCTGCACCGCGAGCCCGTCGGTGTGGTAGGCGCGTTCACGCCGTACAACTTCCCGCTGTTCATGGCCGTCTGGAAGGCCGCGCCCGCGCTGCTCGCGGGCAACACGATCGTGCTCAAGCCCTCGCCGCTCACCCCCGTCGGCCTGGACGAGCTGGCCTCGGCCGCGGCCGAGGCGGGCCTGCCGGAAGGCGTCCTGAACATCGTGCACGGCGACCGGGCCGCGGGCGAGGCGCTCGCCGCGCACCCGGACGTCGATCTGCTCAGCTTCACCGGCAGCACCGCCGTCGGGCGGCAGATCATGGCCGCCGCCGCGGCGAACCTCACCGACGTGGTCATGGAGCTGGGCGGCAAGTCGCCCGCGATCGTCCTCCCGGACGCCGACGCCGAACTCGCCGTGCGCGGCACCCTCTACAGCAGCATGATGCACTCCGGGCAGGCGTGCGTGGCCACGACCCGGATGCTCGTGCCCGAGTCCCGGTACGCGGAGTTCTGCGCGCTGCTGGCCGAGCGGGCGGGCGCGCTGGTGCTCGGTCCGGCGACCGACCCGGCGAGCGATGTCGGCCCGGTGGTCAGCGCCGCCGCGCGCGACCGGATCGAGAAGCAGATAGCGGCGGCCGTCGAGCAGGGCGCGCGCGTGCTGGTCGGCGGCGAGCTGCCGGCCGGGCTGCCCGAGGGCGGCCACTACGTCGCCCCGACCGTGCTGGTCGACCTCGACAACACCAACGTCGGGGCCCGCGAGGAGTTCTTCGGCCCCGTCCTGGTGGTGCTGAGCTACCGCGACATCGACGACGCCGTCGCCCAGGCCAACGACTCGCAGTACGGCCTGGCCGCCTCCGTCTGGGGCACCGACCTGCGCCGGGCCCGCGAGGTCGCCTCCCGCATCGAGAGCGGCCTCACCTGGATCAACGAGGCGGGGGCCGCCGACGTCGCCCGCACCCCCCTGGCCGGCCGCAAGAACAGCGGGGTCGGCGCGGAACTCGGCCCCGACGGCCTGTTCGCCTACACCCGCGTCAAGAGCCTCTACACCGGCCTCGACACCGACCCGGCCACCCGCGCCTATCCCCTGGTGGGCTCCCGGTGGCCGTGA
- a CDS encoding cytochrome P450 produces the protein MSTNPPRDSSDPGIQTDFDIHDPAIADTVYAEYDKLRSACPVAHSSAYGGHWVLTGYDDIQAVCRDAETFSSVSVNVPPSIGQDGQMIPLETDPPDHTGYRQILTPVFSPRRMAALEERIREIVAELLDAMEGRAKVDFVAAFAKELPTRVFLALMGWPLEDAARFHTWVDTIVVGVPGGTEEESMAARGEAAMAVYGYFSQMIDARAADPVERDDVTGLLLHGTFGDRELTRHEMLNMLFVLLIGGLHTVVGQLAHSAIFFAENPDKRRELVADPGLVNTAVEEMLRWESAVAPARVVTRDTVVGGVRMSAGDRVLIPLGAAGRDPAKFPGADEVDLAREPNPHLAFGAGRHRCLGSHLARVELRVAFAELHRRFPDYRLDPADPPVRHLSQVKGVVRLPLLLGVSA, from the coding sequence ATGAGCACGAACCCCCCGCGTGACTCCTCCGACCCCGGCATCCAGACCGACTTCGACATCCACGACCCGGCGATCGCCGACACCGTCTACGCCGAGTACGACAAGCTCCGCTCGGCCTGCCCCGTCGCCCACTCGTCCGCCTACGGCGGCCACTGGGTGCTCACCGGCTACGACGACATCCAGGCGGTCTGCCGGGACGCCGAGACCTTCTCCAGCGTGAGCGTCAACGTTCCGCCGTCCATCGGGCAGGACGGCCAGATGATCCCGCTGGAGACCGACCCGCCGGACCACACCGGCTACCGGCAGATCCTCACGCCGGTCTTCTCGCCCCGCCGGATGGCGGCGCTGGAGGAGCGGATCCGCGAGATCGTCGCCGAGCTCCTCGACGCGATGGAAGGACGGGCGAAGGTCGATTTCGTGGCGGCCTTCGCCAAGGAACTGCCCACCCGCGTCTTCCTGGCCCTCATGGGCTGGCCCCTGGAGGACGCGGCCCGCTTCCACACCTGGGTCGACACGATCGTCGTCGGCGTCCCCGGCGGCACCGAAGAGGAGTCGATGGCCGCGCGCGGCGAGGCGGCCATGGCGGTGTACGGCTACTTCTCCCAGATGATCGACGCGCGGGCCGCCGACCCCGTCGAGCGCGACGACGTCACCGGGCTTCTGCTGCACGGCACGTTCGGCGACCGCGAGCTGACCCGGCACGAGATGCTCAACATGCTGTTCGTGCTGCTCATCGGCGGGCTGCACACGGTCGTCGGGCAGCTCGCGCACAGCGCGATCTTCTTCGCCGAGAACCCGGACAAGCGGCGCGAACTCGTCGCGGACCCGGGCCTGGTGAACACCGCGGTCGAGGAGATGCTGCGCTGGGAGTCGGCGGTCGCGCCGGCCCGCGTCGTCACCCGCGACACCGTCGTGGGCGGGGTGCGGATGAGCGCGGGCGACAGGGTGCTCATCCCGCTCGGCGCGGCGGGCCGCGACCCCGCGAAGTTCCCGGGCGCGGACGAGGTGGACCTCGCCCGCGAGCCCAACCCCCACCTGGCGTTCGGCGCGGGGCGACACCGCTGCCTCGGCTCCCACCTGGCCCGCGTGGAGCTGCGGGTCGCGTTCGCCGAACTGCACCGGAGGTTCCCCGACTACCGGCTCGACCCGGCCGACCCGCCCGTCCGACACCTCAGCCAGGTCAAGGGCGTCGTCCGGCTGCCCCTGCTCCTCGGCGTCTCCGCCTAG